GTCGGCGAGGTAGGCGGCCACGGCGGTGCCGATGGTGTTGACGGGGCGCAGCGACACCCGGTTGCCGTATTGATCGGCGTGGAACCGGCGGCCCGCGCACAACGAGCCGGCGTTGGCGTTGGAGGCGATCCAGCCGGCCCGTTGCGCGCGCTCGATCAGCCACAGGTGTTTGACGGCCGAGGGCGCGATATCGCCGATCCGAGTTCGGATCAGGGACATGACCTCGTCGGAGGACAGCACGTCGCGCCGGGTCGGGCCGATACCGTGCGCGGTCCAGTGCGCGTCGGCCAGCACGGCGAGCGCGCGGCCGAAATCGTCGATGCTGCGCTGGGCGCGGCGGCCGAGGCGCTCGATGCGTTCGGCCTCGCGGCGCATCTCGTTCTGCGCGGTGAGGGTGCGGATCGCGGCCATCGTCGGCACCTGGCCGCGTTCGAGCAGTTCCAGGATGGCGGTGGAGGTGGCGGGATCGGCCGCGGCGGTCACCGGGAGCGAATCGCGTTTGATCGCGAAGTCCTGCGGGCTGATCGCGCGACTCAACAGGTCGACTGCGGATCGATTGCCGGCGAAATCGGTGCTGGCGAGCAACGCGGCGGCGATGTCGTCGGGCGACACGGTGAGCAGTTCCTCCGATGGACGTGGCACTCGGTGGCGCTGGAACTCTGGGCGCTGAACTGTGCACTTCGGTTGTGCCCCGGTCGGGATGAGGGACCGGCCGGGGCAACCAACCTGATGAAGGTTTGGCTACCGAAGTTGCCGATTGCCACGGTAGCCAGACGATTGCGTCGATGTCATCCGTGTTGACGCTTTCGTTATCTCCATAAACCTGCGGCAAATCGGGGGATGAGTCTTATTTTTTCGTCTACTTGGGGGAATTGGGCGGTAGTTTCCCCGTTACGACCGGTGTCGTATCCGTGATTGCCGGTACGTTGCCAATGTTGTCGTGGGTCGATGGGGTCTAATGGGGGACTCGGAATCTTGTGAGTTAGATCACAACTGTCGCGCTGTGCTGCCGAGTTTCCGCCGCGCCGAGCACCACGACGAGCGGGAATGTTCTTTGTCGGTGCACGCCGGTAACCTCTGCCCGTGGCTCTGTACCGGAAGTACCGACCGGCAACGTTCGCTGAGGTAGTGGGTCAGGAGCACGTCACCGACCCACTGAGCACCGCCCTCGACACCGGGCGGATCAGTCATGCCTATCTGTTCTCCGGGCCGCGTGGCTGCGGTAAGACCTCGTCCGCCCGCATCCTCGCGCGCTCCCTGAACTGCGCCGAGGGGCCCACGTCCACGCCGTGCGGCACCTGTCCGTCCTGTGTCGCGCTCGGCCCGGGTGGCCCGGGCAACCTCGACGTGATCGAGCTCGACGCCGCCAGCCACGGCGGCGTCGACGACACCAGGGAACTGCGCGACCGCGCCTTCTACGCCCCCGCCGAATCCCGGTACCGGGTGTTCATCGTCGACGAGGCGCACATGGTCACCACGGCGGGCTTCAACGCGCTGCTGAAAATCGTCGAAGAGCCGCCCGCCCACCTCATCTTCATCTTTGCCACCACCGAGCCGGACAAGGTGCTGCCCACCATCCGCTCGCGCACCCACCACTACCCGTTCCGGCTGCTGCCGCCCGCGACCATGCGCGGGCTGCTCGGCAAGATCTGCGACCAGGAGCAGGTGCCGGTCGAAGAAGCGGTGTACCCGTTGGTGATTCGCGCCGGTGGCGGTTCGCCCCGCGACAGTCTCAGCGTGCTCGACCAGTTGCTGGCCGGCGCGGGCCCCGAAGGCGTCACCTACTCCAGGGCGGTCTCGCTGCTCGGCGTCACCGACGTCGCGCTGATCGACGACGCGATCGGCGCGCTCACCACCGATGACGGCGCCGCGCTGTTCGGCACGGTCGACCGGGTGGTCGAGGCCGGTCATGATCCACGCCGCTTCGCCGTCGACCTGCTCGAGCGCTTGCGTGACCTGATCCTTATGCGCGCCGTCCCCGACGCGGTGGACCGGGGCCTGGTCTCCGGGCCCGGCGACGTGCTCGACCGGATGCGTGACCAAGCCGAACGGCTCGGGCCCGCCACCCTCACCCGCTACGCCGAACTACTGCACGAGGCCCTCGGCGAAATGCGCGGCGCGACCTCCCCGCGCCTGCTGCTCGAGGTCGTCTGCGCCCGCATGCTGCTGCCCTCGGTTTCCGACGCCGAATCGGCCACGCTGCAACGCCTGGAACGCCTCGAACGCGGCTTCGCCGGCGGAGCCGTCCCGCCCGCACCCCCCGCCGCGAGCGCCGCCCCCGCCAGCGGTACACCCGCCCCCCTACCCGCCCCCGGCTCCGGCCCCGAATCGAACCGCCGCCGCGGCGCCGAAGCCCTCGCCGCCATCCGCCGCGAAGCCGCAGGCAAGGGTGCCGCCGACACACCCCGCGACGGTGTCGCCCCCGATCCGAGCATCGGAGGAACGCAGGGCTCCTCGGTGGACGCGTCGACCACCACGGCCGATGCGGTGCGGTCGCAACAGGTCGACGGGGCGGCTGCCGGGTCGGGCGCGCACGCGACGGCTGGCGTTCCCGAGACTGAGCGACCGGCCGATCGGTCGAGCGAGTCCGCTGCCGACCAGGTCCCTGCGACCCCAGGCGGTACGGCTGCCGAAAACGCCGAATCTCCAGTGGCGCAGCCTGTTTCCCCGACAGAGCAGGGCGACGGGCCGCGCGACGCCGGAGCGGCCGGCGGTTTCGATGACGGTGCCGAGGGATCGGCTGCTGCGCCGAGCCGCGATGCGGCTTCGCACGGTACCCACGAGGGGCCTGGCGGGGCTGCCGAACCCCACGCGCCCGCCGCAGCAGACGGCGTGGTCTCCGGACAGGCCGCGCCGACCACGCAGGGCGCGCCCGACGCGCAGCCGACATCAGCCCCGCAGGGTGCGCCGACTGCGCAGTCGGGTCCCACCACGCAGGGCGCGCCAGTCGCACGGGGTGCATCCGCCGCACAGGGCGCGCAGTCTGGTCCAACGACGCAGGGCGCGCCAGTCGCACAGGGTGGATCCGCCGCACAGGGCGCGCAGTCTGGTCCAACGACGCAGGGCGCACCTACCGCGCAGTCCGCAGCTGCCGCACAGGTGGCACCAGCCGCACAAGGCGTATCCGCCGCGCAGTCCGGGCCGACCGCGCCGCCTGCGGCCGCCGCGCAGGAGATAACCGGCGCGCAGGCTGCGCCGAATGCGCAAGACGCGCAGTCCGCGGCCGCCGCACCAACCGCCCCGGACGTATCCGCTGCACCGGCCGCGCCTGCCGCGCAGTCTGCGCCCGCCGCGCAGGACGGGGATCTGTTGCGGGAAGTGGAAAGTTCTTGGGGGGATATTCGGGCCAAGGTGCGGGAGTTCGGGGCTGCGGTGCAGGCGATGCTGGCGGGGGCTTCGGTGGCGCGGATCGAAGGCGATGTCATCGTGTTCGCGCATCAGCATGCGCCGTTGGCGCAGCGGCTGTCCGATCCGCGCAATGTGGAGGCGGTGCGGTCGGCGGTGCGCGCGGTGCTGGGGCGTGAGCTGGATGTGCGCTGGGAGGCGGGTGGCGCCGCGACTCGGCCCGCGGCCGCGCAGCGGACGACCGGTCAGGCGAAACCGCAGCGTGCGTCGGGTCAATCGGCCGGTCGTGAGGCCGGTGCCGCAGGCGGGCGGGGTGCGGACGCGCCCGCGCCACCGCGTTTCTCCCGGCCGAGCCAGGCCAAGAACGCCGCCGCGGACAAGGCCGCGAACCGGCCGCGATCCTTCGGCGACGACGATATTCCGCCGCCCGACTTCCCCGATCTACCGGATGATCCCGGCCCTTTTGACGGTGCGCCGCCCGAGTCGGCGCAACCCCCGACCGGAAGTGACACTGGCAGCGGCAACGGCTGGTCCGCCGACCGGGCGGTCCCGGTCGACACCCCCGAGGACGAAGAGGAGATGATCCGCGCCGCGGCGGTGCCGGTGGCGCCAGAGGATCGCCGCGACCCCGACGAGGTCGCCCTCGAATTGCTGAAGAGTGAGCTGGGGGCCACACGCCTGAGTGGTTGACAACCACCGCCGTCACGACGTTAAGTTAACCGGAGTTCGCACGCCACGCTAATATGAACGGGTGGCCGTGAGCTCCGGTACGACGAGGTTCTATGGTAAGCCCAGGCGTATGGGCGATCGGAACCTGCGTCCGCCGTCGCATGCCGCGTTTTGTACAGCGTCAGGACGGTCGGTCGCAGGACCGGTCGGCGAGGTTACCCGCGCCTATGCCGCATCGCGCGGGGTAGGCGCACAGAGCGCTCGGGCGGACCACGTCCGGCCGCCGCACCTTTAAGGAAGGAACACTCCGATATGACCACAGAGGCCTACATTTACGAGGCCATCCGCACTCCGCGCGGCCGCGGCAAGAAGAACGGCTCGCTGCATTCGGTCAAGCCGATCGACTTGACTGTTGGTCTCATCCAGGAGCTGCGCGGCCGTTTCCCCAACCTCGACGAGGATCGGATCTCCGATCTCATCCTCGGTGTCGTCAGCCCGGTCGGTGACCAGGGCATGGACATCGCCCGCACCGCCGTGACCGTGGCCGGCCTGCCGGACACCGTCGGCGGCTTCCAGCTGAACCGCTTCTGCGCCTCCGGCCTCGAGGCCGTCAACCTGGCCGCGCAGAAGGTGCGCTCGGGCTTCGACGATCTGGTGATCGCCGGTGGCGTCGAGTCCATGTCCCGGGTCGCGATGGGCTCCGACGGCGGCGCCTGGGCGCTGGACCCGGCCACCAACTACGACACGTACTTTGTGCCGCAGGGTGTTTCGGCCGACCTGATCGCCACCATCGAGGGCTTCAGCCGCGAGGACGTGGACGCCTACGCGGTGCGCTCGCAGGAACTGGCCGCCAAGGCCACCACCGGCGGCTACTTCGCCAAGTCGATCGTCCCGGTCAAGGACCAGAACGGCATCGTCGTGCTGGACAAGGACGAGCACATGCGTCCGGGCACCACGTCCGAGGATCTGGCCAAGCTGAACCCGTCCTTCGCCGTGATCGGTGAGATGGGCGGCTTCGACGCCGTCGCGCTGCAGAAGTTCTACTTCGTCGAGAAGATCAACCACGTGCACCACGGCGGCAACAGCTCGGGCATCGTCGACGGCGCCGCGCTGGTGCTGGTCGGCACCGAGGATGCGGGCAAGGCCTCCGGCCTGACCCCGCGGGCCCGCGTCGTCGCGACCGCGACCAGCGGCGCCGACTCGACCATCATGCTCACCGGCCCCACCCCGGCCGCCAAGAAGGCGCTGGCCAAGGCGGGTCTGACCATCGAAGACATGGACCTGGTCGAGATCAACGAGGCGTTCGCCTCCGTGGTGCTGAAGTTCCAGAAGGACCTGAACGTCCCGGACGAGAAGCTGAACGTCAACGGTGGCGCGATCGCCATGGGCCACCCGCTGGGTGCCACCGGCGCGATGATCACCGGCACCATGGTCGACGAGCTGGAGCGCCGCAACGGTCGCTACGCCCTGATCACCCTGTGCATCGGCGGCGGCATGGGCGTGGCGACCATCATCGAGCGCGTCTAATCCCAACCGGCAGCTGAGAAATTCAAGGAGACACAGAGCTGTGACCAGCACCGAAACCAACATGATCGGTTGGGAGCAGGATTCGGACGGCATCGTCGTACTGACGATGGACGACCCGAACCAGGGCGCCAACACGATGAACGAGCTGTACAAGTCGTCGATGACCGCGACCGTCGAGAAGCTCGAAGCCGAGAAGGACAGCATCACCGGCGTGGTGATCACCTCGGCTAAGAAGACCTTCTTCGCGGGCGGCGACCTCAAGAACATGATGAAGGTCGGCCCGGAAGACGGCCAGGGCGTCATGGACGAGCTCGGCACCATCAAGGGCGCGCTGCGGCGCCTGGAGACCCTGGGCAAGCCGGTCGTCGCCGCCATCAACGGCGCGGCGCTCGGCGGCGGCCTGGAGATCGCGCTGGCCTGTCACTACCGGATCGCGGCCGACGTGCCGGGTTCACAGATCGGCCTGCCCGAGGTCACCCTGGGCCTGCTGCCCGCCGGTGGCGGCGTGATCCGCACCGTGCGCATGCTCGGTCTGCAGAACGCCCTGATGCAGGTGCTGCTGCAGGGCCAGCGCAACAAGCCGGCCAAGGCCAAGGAGATCGGCCTGGTCAACGAGCTCGTCGGCACCGTCGAAGAGCTGGTTCCGGCCGCCAAGGCGTGGATCAAGGCGAACCCGGACAAGGGCGTACAGCCCTGGGACGTCAAGGGTTTCAAGATCCCCGGCGGCACCCCGTCCAGCCCGGCCTTCGCGGCCAACCTGCCCGCCTTCCCGGCGAACCTGCGCAAGCAGATCAAGGGCGCGAACATGCCCGCCCCGCGGGCGATCATGTCCGCCGCGGTCGAGGGTTCGCAGGTCGACATCGACAACGCGTCGCTCATCGAGTCGCGCTACTTCGTGCACCTGCTCACCGGCCCGGTCGCGAAGAACATGATCCAGGCGTTCTTCTTCGACCTGCAGTCCATCAACAACGGTGGCTCGCGGCCGAAGGATGTGCCGAAGAAGGACATCAAGAAGATCGGTGTGCTCGGCGCGGGCATGATGGGCGCGGGCATCGCCTACGTCTCCGCCAAGGCGGGCTACCAGGTCGTGCTCAAGGACGTCAGCATCGAGGCGGCCGAGCGCGGCAAGAACTACTCCGAGAAGATCGAGGCCAAGGCCCTCTCCCGCGGTAAGACCACGGAGGAGAAGTCCAAGGCGCTGCTCGACCGGATCACCCCGTCCGCCGACGCCAAGGACTTCGACGGCGTGGACTTCGTGATCGAGGCCGTCTTCGAGAACACCGAGCTCAAGCACAAGGTGTTCCAGGAGATCGAGGACATCGTCACCCCCGACGCGCTGCTCGGCTCGAACACCTCGACCCTGCCGATCACCGGCCTGGCCAAGGGCGTCAAGCGCGAAGAGGACTTCATCGGTATCCACTTCTTCTCGCCGGTCGACAAGATGCCGCTGGTGGAGATCATCAAGGGTGAGAAGACCTCGCCCGAGGCGCTGGCCCGGGTGTTCGACTACACCCTCGCGATCAAGAAGACCCCGATCGTGGTGAACGACAGCCGCGGCTTCTTCACCTCGCGCGTGATCGGCACCTTCGTCAACGAGGCGATCGCCATGCTCACCGAGGGCATCGAGCCCGCGACCATCGAGCAGGCCGGTCTGCAGGCGGGCTACCCGGCCGCGCCGCTGCAGCTGTCGGATGAGCTGAACATGAAGCTCATGCAGAAGATCGCCAAGGAGACCATCGAGGCCGCCGAGCACGGCGACACCACGATGGGCAAGAAGCGGCATCCGGCGCAGGACGTCATCGACTACATGGTCGGCGAAAGTCGTCCGGGTCGCCTGGAGAAGGCGGGCTTCTACGAGTACGACGAGAACGGCAAGCGCACCGGTCTGTGGCCGGGCCTGCGTGAGCACTTCAAGACCACGGCGGACTTCACCGTTCCGCTGCAGGATCTGATCGACCGCATGCTGTTCGCGGAGGCGATCGAGACCCAGAAGTGCTTCGACGAGGGCGTGCTGGAGACCACCGCCGACGCGAACATCGGC
This genomic stretch from Nocardia brasiliensis ATCC 700358 harbors:
- a CDS encoding DNA polymerase III subunit gamma and tau, which encodes MALYRKYRPATFAEVVGQEHVTDPLSTALDTGRISHAYLFSGPRGCGKTSSARILARSLNCAEGPTSTPCGTCPSCVALGPGGPGNLDVIELDAASHGGVDDTRELRDRAFYAPAESRYRVFIVDEAHMVTTAGFNALLKIVEEPPAHLIFIFATTEPDKVLPTIRSRTHHYPFRLLPPATMRGLLGKICDQEQVPVEEAVYPLVIRAGGGSPRDSLSVLDQLLAGAGPEGVTYSRAVSLLGVTDVALIDDAIGALTTDDGAALFGTVDRVVEAGHDPRRFAVDLLERLRDLILMRAVPDAVDRGLVSGPGDVLDRMRDQAERLGPATLTRYAELLHEALGEMRGATSPRLLLEVVCARMLLPSVSDAESATLQRLERLERGFAGGAVPPAPPAASAAPASGTPAPLPAPGSGPESNRRRGAEALAAIRREAAGKGAADTPRDGVAPDPSIGGTQGSSVDASTTTADAVRSQQVDGAAAGSGAHATAGVPETERPADRSSESAADQVPATPGGTAAENAESPVAQPVSPTEQGDGPRDAGAAGGFDDGAEGSAAAPSRDAASHGTHEGPGGAAEPHAPAAADGVVSGQAAPTTQGAPDAQPTSAPQGAPTAQSGPTTQGAPVARGASAAQGAQSGPTTQGAPVAQGGSAAQGAQSGPTTQGAPTAQSAAAAQVAPAAQGVSAAQSGPTAPPAAAAQEITGAQAAPNAQDAQSAAAAPTAPDVSAAPAAPAAQSAPAAQDGDLLREVESSWGDIRAKVREFGAAVQAMLAGASVARIEGDVIVFAHQHAPLAQRLSDPRNVEAVRSAVRAVLGRELDVRWEAGGAATRPAAAQRTTGQAKPQRASGQSAGREAGAAGGRGADAPAPPRFSRPSQAKNAAADKAANRPRSFGDDDIPPPDFPDLPDDPGPFDGAPPESAQPPTGSDTGSGNGWSADRAVPVDTPEDEEEMIRAAAVPVAPEDRRDPDEVALELLKSELGATRLSG
- a CDS encoding acetyl-CoA C-acetyltransferase; the encoded protein is MTTEAYIYEAIRTPRGRGKKNGSLHSVKPIDLTVGLIQELRGRFPNLDEDRISDLILGVVSPVGDQGMDIARTAVTVAGLPDTVGGFQLNRFCASGLEAVNLAAQKVRSGFDDLVIAGGVESMSRVAMGSDGGAWALDPATNYDTYFVPQGVSADLIATIEGFSREDVDAYAVRSQELAAKATTGGYFAKSIVPVKDQNGIVVLDKDEHMRPGTTSEDLAKLNPSFAVIGEMGGFDAVALQKFYFVEKINHVHHGGNSSGIVDGAALVLVGTEDAGKASGLTPRARVVATATSGADSTIMLTGPTPAAKKALAKAGLTIEDMDLVEINEAFASVVLKFQKDLNVPDEKLNVNGGAIAMGHPLGATGAMITGTMVDELERRNGRYALITLCIGGGMGVATIIERV
- a CDS encoding 3-hydroxyacyl-CoA dehydrogenase NAD-binding domain-containing protein — its product is MIGWEQDSDGIVVLTMDDPNQGANTMNELYKSSMTATVEKLEAEKDSITGVVITSAKKTFFAGGDLKNMMKVGPEDGQGVMDELGTIKGALRRLETLGKPVVAAINGAALGGGLEIALACHYRIAADVPGSQIGLPEVTLGLLPAGGGVIRTVRMLGLQNALMQVLLQGQRNKPAKAKEIGLVNELVGTVEELVPAAKAWIKANPDKGVQPWDVKGFKIPGGTPSSPAFAANLPAFPANLRKQIKGANMPAPRAIMSAAVEGSQVDIDNASLIESRYFVHLLTGPVAKNMIQAFFFDLQSINNGGSRPKDVPKKDIKKIGVLGAGMMGAGIAYVSAKAGYQVVLKDVSIEAAERGKNYSEKIEAKALSRGKTTEEKSKALLDRITPSADAKDFDGVDFVIEAVFENTELKHKVFQEIEDIVTPDALLGSNTSTLPITGLAKGVKREEDFIGIHFFSPVDKMPLVEIIKGEKTSPEALARVFDYTLAIKKTPIVVNDSRGFFTSRVIGTFVNEAIAMLTEGIEPATIEQAGLQAGYPAAPLQLSDELNMKLMQKIAKETIEAAEHGDTTMGKKRHPAQDVIDYMVGESRPGRLEKAGFYEYDENGKRTGLWPGLREHFKTTADFTVPLQDLIDRMLFAEAIETQKCFDEGVLETTADANIGSIFGIGFPAWTGGVHQFIVGYPGGQAAFVERADYLAKTYGERFEVPASLRK